GTCAAAGTAATACTCGGGCAGTTCGAACAAACAGCTGTGTTGCACCTGACTGGGTTGAGCTGTTCGACATCCATAGCATGTTTCCTGTAGAAAGGCGTTTAATGCCAACATCACCAGGTGATGGGTTGCAAGCTTGATGTCGATAATGGTTTCCTCACACAGACCCGATCCTGTAGGATCCTGCAGCAGCTgaggagaggggggaggaggtggtgggGTCTGGAATAGCAGCGCAGGCGGTGGCGAGTCTGAGAGGTCCCACGCATGCATGTCTCGCTCTGAAAATGGGAacaataaaaaagattttatattttgttgcatagacacacacacacacacatttatgccacTGTATAAAAACCATATCCTTAAACCATGTAGTGCGGCTCTTCTATGCTCAGAGGGTAAGGATTTAACCTCCAGTTTTCAACCCCTCTGGCCGCTATAAAACTTTCCCTGTCATCACATACCCTGAGAATAATAAAGTCATCGGGTCTACGGTTAAAACGATCAGCCTCGACCCTGTAAAGCTCTGGGCCTGTTGGACTGTTCCACTGGGAAAcatacagcatctctgggaTGACTACATTGTCCAAGTCTGCACAAACAACAGTGCGAAAGAGTTTCCAGTTTCTAGTAGACATGCGTTGTGACTCCCCCCAAAAGACTCCCTCACCACAATCTACGCGAAGTATAACTGCTCCGTTGGTATATTTAACGGTATACACATACCTATTACTGCCTTGCTATTCTAACTTAAATTTAGACCCATCTACAGCGTTTTCGCAGCGTTGCTTTTTACGATGAGGGCATCGGGTACATACACCTGTACACGTACCTAGAGCTTCTGTGGCTTGGGCGATGTCCAGGCTGCTCGTCATGGTTGATACAGACGTCATCCTGCACTCCTTAGTTAGAGGTGTTGTTTGCCCTATATAGCTTTGTGATCCTGTAGAAAGAATgagaaatacacatttaaatgttactATGTGTGAAACAGGTAAGATTGCTTCTAAACAATGAGGCACAATCTGTTTTGTGTGAGAAGAAATACAAACCTTGTGTAAGCGCCGCTTGGGGTGTA
The sequence above is a segment of the Oreochromis aureus strain Israel breed Guangdong linkage group 3, ZZ_aureus, whole genome shotgun sequence genome. Coding sequences within it:
- the LOC120438769 gene encoding uncharacterized protein LOC120438769, which codes for MTSVSTMTSSLDIAQATEALERDMHAWDLSDSPPPALLFQTPPPPPPSPQLLQDPTGSGLCEETIIDIKLATHHLVMLALNAFLQETCYGCRTAQPSQVQHSCLFELPEYYFDTYYDDVMLRLKTFRFIPAIRLFVRSYTDDGTKTQFSRIAEHTMTELRSSQHIVCAINDNIAQLLEASRYARRVKPAMLRMIGNYWAGRHLV